The Thermomonospora curvata DSM 43183 DNA segment GGCGACGGTGAACGCCGCCTCCACGCTGGTGGCCGCGGCGACCGCGGCCGCCAGGGAGGCCTGGGCCGCGTCGGTGTCGGGGTCGGCGGCGCGGGCGGCGTCCCAGGCGCAGGCGCGGGCCTGCTCGGCGCGGGCCAGCATCCGGGCGCAGCGGTGCTTGACGCCTTGGAACTGGCCGATGGGACGGCCGAACTGCTCGCGGACCTTGGCGTACTCGGCGGCGGTGGTGGTGGCCCAGTCGGCCAGCCCGCTGGCCTCGGCGGCGAACAGCACCGCGGCCAGGTCCAGCACGTCCTGGTCGGTCAGGCCGTCCAGCACGGCGCCTTCGGGGACGGGGACGGCGGCGGCGCGCACCGCCGCCATCCGCCGCGTCAAGTCGTGGCTGGGCAGCGCGGCGACTTCGACGGCGGTGCGGGGCAGCACCAGCCAGGCGGTGGTCTCACCGTCGCGGGCCGGCAGCACGAACAGGTCGGCGAGTTGCCCGCCGATCACCGGTTCGGACTCCCCGTCCAAGACGGCCGTCCCGTCCGAGCGGGTCAGTCTCAGCGTGCCGGGGCGCAGCGCGACCGCGCCGATCGCGCTGCCGTCGGCCAGGGCGGGCAGGTGTGCGGTGTGCCCGGCGCGGTGCAGCACGGCCCCGGCCAGGGTGGTGGGCAGGAACGGGCCGGGGGTGAGCGCCCGGCCCAGTTCCTCGGCCGCCACGGCCAGCTCCAGCAGCCCGGCGCCGGCCCCGCCGGCGTCCTCGGGCAGGTGCAGTCCCAGCAGGCCCAGCTCGGCCAGGCCTTTCCAGAAGGGGGGAAGCTCTTCGCGCTCGGCGTCGATGGCGGCGCGGACGACCTGCGCGGTCACCTCGCGGTCGGTGAAGGCCCGCACGGCGTCGCGCAGGTCGCGGTGCTCCTCGGTCAGTCCGATGGTCATAGGGGTCGTCAGATCCGTTCGATGATGGTGGCGGTGGCGTGGGCGCCGCCGGCGCACATGGTGATCAGCGCGGTGGACTTGTCGGCGCGTTCCAGCTCGTGCACCGCCTGGGTGATGAGACGGGCGCCGGTGGAGCCGACCGCGTGGCCCAGCGCGATGGCGCCGCCGTTGACGTTGACCTTGTCCATGTCGGCGTTCAGGACGCCGGCCCACGACAGCACCACCGAGGCGAACGCCTCGTTGATCTCCACCAGGTCGATGTCGTCCAGCGTCATCTTGGCCTTGGCCAGCACGTGCCGGGTGGCGTCGATCGGCCCGTCCAGGTGGTAGTAGGGGTCGGAGCCGACCATGCCGGAGGCCACGATCCGGGCGCGCGGCCGCAGCCCCAGCTCGGCGGCCTTCTCCGGGGTGGTCAGCAGCACCGCGGCGGCGCCGTCGCTGATCTGGGAGGTGTTGCCGGCGGTGTGGATGCCGTCGGGGATGACCGGCTTGAGCTTGGCCAGCGCCTCCATGCTGGTCTCGCGCAGCCCTTGGTCGCGGGTGACCACGGCGGTCTCGCCCGTGGGGCCCTCGGGGCCCATGACCGGGGCGGTGACCTCGACGATCTGCCCGGCGAAGCGGTTCTCCGCCCAGGCCTGGGCGGCCTTGCGCTGGGAGGCCAGGCCGAAGGCGTCGGCGTCCTGGCGGGTGATGCCGCGCCGTTTGGCGATGCGTTCGGCGGCGGTGAACTGGTCGGGCATGTCCAGCGACCAGGAGTCGGGGAAGGGGTTGCCGGTCTCGGGGGTGACGGCCTGGCCGAGGAAGACCCGGCTCATCGACTCCACGCCGCAGCCGATCCCGGCGTCGATCGCGCCGGAGGCGATCAGCCCGGCGACCATGTGCACCGCCTGCTGGGAGGAGCCGCAGGCGCAGTCGATGGTGGTGCAGGCGGTCTGGTAGGGCAGCCCGGCGTGCAGCCAGGCCTGGCGGGTGACGTTGTTGGACTGCTCCCCGGCCTGGGTGACGCAGCCGCCGACCACCTGGCCGATGACCTCCGGCGCGATCCCGGCCTTGTCCAGCAGGCCCTTTTGGGCCGCGCCCAGCAGCTCGGCCGGGTGCAGGCCCGACAGGACCCCGTTGCGCTTGCCGACCGGGGTGCGGACGGCTTCGACGATGACGGCCTCAGGCATGAGAGCTCCCTGTCTGCTCGGCGGCGGCGGTCAGCACGCGCTTGGCCCACCGGTAGTCGGCCTTGCCGCTGGGCGAGCGCACCACCGCGTCGGTGAAGGTGATCAGCGCCGGGACCTTGTAGCCGGCCAGCTGGGTGCGGCAATGGGCGCGCAGGTCCTCGACGGTGGGCGCGGCGGCGCCCGCGCGCAGCTCGACCACGGCGGCCACGCGTTCCCCGAAGCGCTCGTCGGGGACGCCGGCGACCAGGGCGTCCATCACCGCCGGGTGGGACTTGAGGGCCTGTTCGACCTCTTCGGGGAAGACCTTCTCCCCACCGGTGTTGATGCAGCCGGAGCCGCGGCCCAGCACCACGATGGTGCCGTCGGCCTCGACCTTGGCCATGTCGCCGAGGATCGACCAGCGGACCCCGTCGATGACCG contains these protein-coding regions:
- a CDS encoding steroid 3-ketoacyl-CoA thiolase, with the translated sequence MPEAVIVEAVRTPVGKRNGVLSGLHPAELLGAAQKGLLDKAGIAPEVIGQVVGGCVTQAGEQSNNVTRQAWLHAGLPYQTACTTIDCACGSSQQAVHMVAGLIASGAIDAGIGCGVESMSRVFLGQAVTPETGNPFPDSWSLDMPDQFTAAERIAKRRGITRQDADAFGLASQRKAAQAWAENRFAGQIVEVTAPVMGPEGPTGETAVVTRDQGLRETSMEALAKLKPVIPDGIHTAGNTSQISDGAAAVLLTTPEKAAELGLRPRARIVASGMVGSDPYYHLDGPIDATRHVLAKAKMTLDDIDLVEINEAFASVVLSWAGVLNADMDKVNVNGGAIALGHAVGSTGARLITQAVHELERADKSTALITMCAGGAHATATIIERI